The following proteins come from a genomic window of Miscanthus floridulus cultivar M001 chromosome 2, ASM1932011v1, whole genome shotgun sequence:
- the LOC136532306 gene encoding pentatricopeptide repeat-containing protein At1g56690, mitochondrial-like — MRLPPVRFLPSSSAPAVVDANARIARLARTGNMEGARATFEAMPLRTTASYNALLAGYFRNHLPDAALRVFQRMPSRDLASYNALISGLSLRRHTIPDAAAALATIPYPPSVVSFTSLLRGYVRHGLLADAIQLFRQMPERNHISYTVLLGGFLDAGRVDEARKLFDEMPAKDVVAWTAMLSGYCQVGRVAEARTLFDEMPKRNVVSWTAMVSGYTQNGQVNLARKLFEVMPERNEVSWTAMLFGYIQAGRIEDAEELFNAMPDHPLAACNAMIVGFGQRGMVDAAKAVFDRMCERDDGTWSAIIKAYEQNEFLMEALSTFHEMLHIGIRPNYPSVISILTVCAALAVLDYGRELHGAMLRRSFDMDIFAVSALITMYIKCGNLDKAKRVFDMFEPKDVVMWNSMITGYAQHGLGEEALRIFDDMRLAGMVPNGITYIGALTACSYTGKVKEGRDIFNSMGTNSGIKPGLEHYACMVDLLGRAGLVEEALDLIKTMPVEPDAVIWGALMGACRMHKNAEIAEISAKKLLELEPGNAGPYVLLSHIYTSSGRWEDASKMRKFISSRHLNKSPGCSWIEYNKRVHLFTSGDVLAHPEHAIILKMLEKLDGLLMESGYSADGSFVLHDIDDEQKTHSLRYHSERQAVAYGLLKIPEELPIRVMKNLRVCGDCHSAIKLIAKITSREIILRDANRFHHFKDGFCSCRDYW, encoded by the coding sequence ATGCGCCTCCCGCCCGTCCGCTTCctgccgtcgagctcggcgccggcGGTAGTGGACGCGAACGCCCGCATCGCCCGGCTGGCACGCACGGGGAACATGGAGGGCGCCCGCGCCACGTTCGAGGCCATGCCGCTCCGCACCACCGCCTCCTACAACGCCCTCCTTGCCGGCTACTTCCGCAATCACCTCCCCGACGCCGCGCTCCGCGTCTTCCAGCGGATGCCCTCGCGGGACCTCGCCTCCTACAACGCGCTCATCTCTGGCCTCTCCCTGCGCCGTCACACCATCCCCGACGCCGCCGCGGCGCTCGCCACCATCCCCTACCCGCCCTCGGTCGTCTCCTTCACATCCCTCCTGCGCGGGTACGTGCGCCACGGCCTCCTGGCTGACGCCATACAGTTGTTCCGCCAGATGCCTGAGCGCAATCACATATCGTACACGGTGCTGCTCGGCGGCTTCCTCGACGCCGGCCGTGTTGACGAGGCTCGAAAGTTGTTTGACGAAATGCCTGCAAAGGATGTTGTTGCGTGGACTGCCATGCTGTCTGGGTACTGCCAGGTTGGCCGGGTCGCTGAGGCGCGCAcactgtttgatgaaatgccaaaGAGGAATGTTGTATCGTGGACCGCTATGGTCTCTGGCTACACTCAGAATGGGCAGGTGAACCTTGCTCGGAAGCTGTTCGAGGTGATGCCTGAGCGAAATGAGGTGTCGTGGACTGCAATGCTATTTGGGTATATACAGGCTGGCCGCATAGAGGATGCTGAGGAGCTGTTTAATGCAATGCCAGATCACCCATTGGCCGCCTGCAATGCGATGATAGTTGGGTTTGGGCAGCGGGGGATGGTGGATGCTGCCAAGGCAGTCTTTGACAGGATGTGTGAGAGAGATGATGGAACATGGAGTGCAATCATCAAAGCATATGAGCAGAATGAGTTCTTGATGGAGGCACTGTCTACCTTCCATGAGATGTTGCACATTGGAATCCGTCCAAACTACCCATCAGTCATCAGCATCCTCACGGTCTGTGCAGCACTGGCTGTTCTTGATTATGGGAGAGAATTGCATGGTGCAATGCTGAGGCGCTCCTTTGACATGGACATCTTTGCCGTGTCAGCATTAATCACAATGTACATCAAATGTGGCAATTTGGATAAGGCCAAAAGGGTCTTTGACATGTTTGagcccaaagatgttgtgatGTGGAACTCCATGATCACTGGCTATGCTCAACATGGGTTGGGAGAGGAAGCACTCCGCATATTTGATGACATGAGGTTGGCTGGGATGGTGCCTAATGGAATTACATACATAGGGGCCCTTACAGCATGTAGCTACACAGGAAAAGTTAAAGAAGGCAGGGATATTTTTAATTCTATGGGTACAAATTCTGGCATCAAACCTGGATTGGAGCATTATGCTTGTATGGTTGATTTGCTTGGTCGAGCTGGACTTGTGGAGGAAGCACTGGATTTGATAAAGACCATGCCAGTTGAACCAGATGCTGTCATCTGGGGAGCTTTGATGGGAGCCTGTAGGATGCACAAGAATGCTGAGATTGCTGAGATTTCTGCTAAGAAGCTTTTAGAGCTAGAGCCTGGAAATGCTGGACCATATGTCTTGCTCTCTCACATTTATACATCCTCTGGAAGATGGGAAGATGCTTCTAAGATGCGGAAATTCATTAGCTCAAGGCATTTGAACAAATCACCAGGCTGTAGTTGGATAGAATACAACAAGAGGGTGCATCTCTTTACATCGGGTGATGTATTAGCACATCCAGAGCATGCTATTATCCTTAAAATGCTGGAGAAGTTAGATGGGTTGTTGATGGAATCTGGATACTCAGCTGATGGAAGTTTTGTGCTTCATGATATAGATGATGAGCAAAAAACTCATAGCCTACGGTATCACAGTGAGAGGCAGGCTGTGGCATATGGATTATTGAAAATCCCAGAAGAATTGCCCATTCGTGTCATGAAAAATCTCAGAGTATGTGGTGATTGCCACTCTGCAATAAAGTTGATTGCTAAGATAACATCTCGGGAAATCATACTGAGAGATGCAAATCGGTTCCATCATTTCAAAGATGGGTTTTGTTCATGCAGGGATTATTGGTGA